One genomic window of Streptomyces sp. NBC_01276 includes the following:
- a CDS encoding type I polyketide synthase: MSTEHMMTTSNDKIVQALRASLQETERLRRQNRKLTSDSHEPIAIVAMSCRFPGGVTSPEELWRLVADGGDAISGFPADRGWDLDALYDPDPDHAGTCYVRHGGFLDGVADFDAGFFGISPREALMMDPQQRLLLETAWEAFERAGIDPGALRGSRTGVFAGTNGQDYARLSTSPEDFDGYLGTGNAAAVISGRLAYTFGFEGPAVTVDTACSSSLVALHLAAQALRKDECSLALVSGVTVMSTPGAFMEFSRQRGLAADGRCKPFSAAADGTGWSEGVGMLLVERLSDARRNGHRVLAVVRGSAVNQDGASNGLTAPSGPAQQKVIRQALANAGLTGADVDAVEAHGTGTSLGDPIEAQALLATYGQDRPAGRPLLLGALKSNIGHTQAAAGVAGVIKMVMALHHGVLPGTLHLDEPSPHVDWSAGAVRLLTEPVDWPEGEGPRRAGVSSFGVSGTNAHVVLEEPAPEPAPEPAPEPAPEAADGVAAPEPAAPARTPLLWPLSARSAEALPEQARRLLAYVREHPRTPPADIARALATKRAGLPHRAAVVGRDRDELLTALASFARHEPTGHVFDGTAARKKKVAFLFSGQGSQRLGMGRELYATFPVFAEAFDAACSALDAHLERPVRDVVFGADAEPLDQTGQAQPALFAIEVALFRLMESWGVRPDFVAGHSVGEFAAAHVAGVFSLDDAARLVAARGRLMQALPTGGVMVAVEASEEEVRDLLAGQEDRADIAAVNGPSAVVVSGAEDTVAAVAGRLAADGRRTKALTVSHAFHSPLMDPMLDDFRKVAEEVTFSEPDIAVVSTVTGRPMTTAEATRAEYWVRQVRRAVRFADAVGALSDAGASVFLEIGPGGVLTALARDLLDTQTAVTLPVLRTDRPEDLAVASALARLHVHGITPDWNALLGAPSPVLPDLPTYAFQRRRYWLEGTAFSAKRTETGAADPVEAGFWQAVESADLEAFAQRLDLADDAPLSAVLPALTLWRRRHRERSTLDGLRYCTVWKPAATAATEIRLPGTWLVVLPAGHPADDPWAAAALRALRDHGARVRTVPVEPGTVRADLADLLRTAVDGGTVAGVLSLLAVDERPHPVHTALPEGLAATLALVQALDDATLGAPLWCATRGAVSTGPSDPLRSPLQAQVWALGRTAALEHSASWGGMLDLPDVLDDRAARRFAGALAGAHAAEDQLAVRAAGVFVRRLHRSPRTDAGPHGTTAGWQPRGTVLITGGTGALGAHVARWLADAGAAHLVLTSRRGAAAAGAEALRAELEERGAQVTIEACDIADRTAVARLLDGLPGEHPLTAVVHAAGVGTPGMLAETTPERFADVLAAKAAGARHLDDLLGDRPLDAFVLFSSISGVWGAAGQAAYAVANGSLDALAEHRRARGLTATAVAWGPWAGGGMVEDGDAEERLRKRGLPALDPASALAALRGTLDRDETAVTVADVAWDRFAPSFTLLRPSPLIGEVPEAAAALTAAAVTAAAGSAPGGAGRGEQTEFVRRALTLTAPERTRAVLALVRGEAAAVLGHQDTDAVAADRAFRELGFDSLTAVELRNRLNKATGVHLPATLVFDHPSPAVLAAHLLGELTAADTGETAGAPRPPAAARTCGDDEPVAIVAMSCRYPGDVRTPEDLWRLVADGRDAIGGFPTDRGWDLESLYDPDPDRPGTTYAKDGGFLYDAADFDPQFFGISPREALAMDPQQRLLLETSWEAFERAGFDPTSLRGTSTGVFIGSGYQDYAARLLSVPQDLEGYIGTGSSGSVVSGRIAYSLGLEGPTLTVDTACSSSLVALHLAAQALRRGECDLALAGGVTVMSSPNAFIEFSRQRGLAADGRCKSFAAAADGTGWGEGVGLLLVERLSDARRNGHRVLAVVRGSAVNQDGASNGLTAPNGPAQQRVIRQALADAGLAAADVDAVEAHGTGTRLGDPIEAQALLATYGQDRPGDQPLWLGSLKSNIGHTQAAAGVGGIIKMVQAMHHGVLPATLHVDAPTPHVDWAAGSVRLLTSAVDWAADGERTRRAGISSFGVSGTNAHVIIEQAPPQPPAPAGKRPAPGVVPWLLSGTSPEALRDQAERLLAHIEGHPELEPVDVALSLATTRAALEHRAVALGSDREELLPALRALAAPDTAGPAAPALRGTAATDHRTAFLFSGQGSQRPGMGRDLYEAFPVFADAFDAVCAHVDQHLERPLAGVVFGEDADLLDRTGYTQPALFAVEVALFRLVESWGVRPDLLAGHSVGEFAAAHVAGVFSLDDAAALVAARGRLMQALPTGGVMVAVQASEEEVRDLLAGFEDRAGIAAVNGRSAVVVSGAQDAVAAVVERLAADGRKTKALSVSHAFHSPLMDPMLDDFRTTLETVTFDAPAVPVVSTLTGRPVSPEEFCSVEYWVRHVREAVRFGDAVTSLADLGVRTFLEVGPGGVLTAMAQDSLDEHAVTVPLLRTDRAEATAVTTALAHLHVHGTPVDWTAVFAGRGARPVDLPTYAFQRTRYWLDTRPAVGDLASAGLRTADHALLGAAVGLADGEGVVLTGRLSLASHPWLAEHQVMGAVLLPGTALVDLAIRAADETGCDRVDELTLQAPLVLPSRGGVQLQVTVAGPDDTGRRPVRVHSRQDGAGPDEPWSTHAVGVLATEAPAAAPVRPDPAADLSQWPPAGARPVPAEGYYERLTEIGFGYGPVFQGLRAVWQRDGEVFAEVALPQDTPADGFGVHPALLDSALHAVGLGGLLPDTGQGRIPFAWSGVRLDATGATGLRVRLTSPAPDTVSLLVADATGRPVASVESLVLRAVTADRLSTARQAEHQDTLYRMDWRALTPGETGPTTDITRVEDHEGLLALLAAPGAADGLPHTVLMPAPRATGDGTAQDVREVTRQGLEALRTWLGDDRTAHARLVLLTRGAVAPTPGATVTDPAQSALWGLVRSAQSENPARLVLVDTDDPDGHGPSGRALPAALATGEPQFALRDGAAYVPRLARRSPGDSLRPAPGATAWRLTTGATGATGTLDDLALTENPAATAPLGRGQVRIAVRAAGVNFRDALIALGMYPGAATLGSEAAGVVCETGPGVTALAVGDRVFGMVPEAFGPLAVADHRMVARIPHGWTFAEAASVPIVFLTAYYALVDLAGLRAGQTLLVHSAAGGVGMAATQLARHLGAEVYGTAGPGKWAALRADGLDEEHLASSRDLGFEQRFLTATGGRGVDVVLNSLAGEYVDASLRTLTDGGRFLEMGKTDVRDPARVAAGHRGAAYTAFDTIEAGPERIGAMLRELVALFETGALRPLPVTCWDVRRAPDALRHLSQARHVGKLVLTVPAAPDPSGTVLVTGATGALGGLVARHLVDRHGARHLLLAGRRGPAAEGAAALRDDLLARGAETVTVAACDAADRDALAALLAGIPADRPLTAVIHAAGVLDDGLVATLTADRLDAVLRPKVDAALNLHELTRGLDLSEFVLFSSVAATLGSAGQGNYGAANAFLDAFAQRRAAAGLPATALAWGPWADSGMASGMDERGRGRMARSGLVSFRAEEGLALFDAARTGEHAVAVPVRFDTTAPTAGPDSAREVPAVLRGLVRRAARRTAREAVAADGAAALRERLGALSEPERDGVLLDLVRTQVAAVLGIGGPRDVDRNREFKQLGFDSLTSVELRNRLGAATGLRLPATLVFDNPTPAALAERIRLDLVPDRAPAPSALAVFGELERFETALAAVGADDDLVRSRIRARLHGVLAALGDGGAADGAAGGTPPDEASDERLRSATVDDIFALIDQELDGA; the protein is encoded by the coding sequence CTGAGTACGGAGCACATGATGACCACATCGAACGACAAGATCGTTCAGGCACTGCGGGCCTCCCTTCAGGAGACCGAGCGGCTGCGCCGGCAGAACCGGAAACTGACCTCCGACTCCCACGAGCCCATCGCCATCGTCGCGATGAGCTGCCGTTTCCCCGGCGGGGTGACCTCGCCCGAGGAACTGTGGCGGCTGGTGGCCGACGGCGGCGACGCGATATCCGGCTTCCCCGCCGACCGCGGCTGGGACCTGGACGCCCTGTACGACCCCGACCCGGACCACGCGGGCACCTGCTACGTACGGCACGGCGGATTCCTCGACGGCGTCGCCGATTTCGACGCCGGGTTCTTCGGCATCTCGCCGCGCGAGGCGCTGATGATGGACCCGCAGCAGCGGCTCCTCCTGGAGACCGCCTGGGAGGCGTTCGAGCGGGCCGGCATCGACCCGGGCGCACTGCGCGGCAGCCGCACCGGAGTCTTCGCCGGCACCAACGGCCAGGACTACGCACGGCTGTCCACCTCCCCGGAGGACTTCGACGGATACCTGGGCACGGGCAACGCCGCCGCCGTCATCTCCGGACGCCTCGCCTACACCTTCGGCTTCGAGGGGCCCGCCGTCACGGTCGACACGGCGTGCTCGTCCTCGCTCGTCGCCCTGCACCTCGCCGCCCAGGCGCTCCGCAAGGACGAATGCTCACTGGCCCTGGTCAGCGGTGTGACGGTGATGTCCACCCCCGGCGCGTTCATGGAGTTCAGCCGGCAGCGCGGGCTGGCCGCCGACGGCCGGTGCAAGCCGTTCTCGGCCGCGGCCGACGGCACGGGCTGGTCCGAGGGCGTCGGCATGCTGCTCGTGGAGCGTCTCTCGGACGCCCGCCGCAACGGCCATCGCGTTCTGGCCGTGGTCCGGGGCAGCGCCGTCAACCAGGACGGCGCCTCCAACGGCCTCACCGCCCCCAGCGGCCCCGCGCAGCAGAAGGTCATCCGCCAGGCACTGGCCAACGCCGGCCTGACCGGGGCGGACGTGGACGCCGTCGAGGCGCACGGCACCGGCACCTCGCTCGGCGACCCGATCGAAGCCCAGGCGCTCCTCGCCACGTACGGCCAGGACCGGCCGGCCGGGCGGCCGCTGCTGCTCGGTGCGCTCAAGTCGAACATCGGCCACACCCAGGCCGCGGCGGGGGTTGCCGGCGTCATCAAGATGGTCATGGCCCTGCACCACGGGGTGCTTCCGGGCACCCTGCACCTCGACGAGCCCTCGCCGCACGTGGACTGGTCGGCGGGCGCCGTCCGGCTGCTGACGGAGCCGGTCGACTGGCCGGAGGGGGAGGGGCCGCGCCGGGCCGGGGTCTCCTCGTTCGGGGTCAGCGGCACCAACGCGCACGTCGTCCTGGAGGAACCCGCCCCCGAACCGGCTCCCGAACCGGCTCCCGAACCCGCTCCCGAAGCGGCGGACGGGGTGGCGGCTCCCGAGCCCGCGGCGCCCGCCCGGACCCCCCTCCTGTGGCCGCTCTCGGCCCGCAGCGCCGAGGCGCTGCCCGAACAGGCCCGGCGACTCCTCGCCTACGTGCGCGAACACCCGCGGACCCCGCCGGCCGACATCGCCCGCGCGCTGGCGACGAAGCGGGCCGGACTGCCGCACCGCGCCGCCGTGGTGGGCCGGGACCGCGACGAACTGCTCACCGCCCTCGCGTCCTTCGCCCGCCACGAGCCGACGGGCCACGTCTTCGACGGCACGGCGGCCCGGAAGAAGAAGGTGGCGTTCCTGTTCTCGGGGCAGGGGAGCCAGCGGCTCGGGATGGGGCGTGAACTCTACGCAACCTTCCCTGTGTTCGCGGAGGCCTTCGACGCCGCCTGCTCCGCACTGGACGCCCACCTCGAACGGCCCGTGCGGGACGTGGTGTTCGGAGCCGACGCGGAGCCGCTGGACCAGACGGGCCAGGCGCAGCCGGCGCTGTTCGCCATCGAAGTGGCCCTGTTCCGGCTGATGGAGTCCTGGGGCGTCCGGCCGGACTTCGTGGCCGGGCATTCGGTGGGCGAGTTCGCCGCCGCGCACGTGGCGGGTGTGTTCTCCCTCGACGACGCGGCGCGGCTCGTGGCGGCGCGCGGCCGGCTGATGCAGGCCCTCCCGACGGGCGGCGTGATGGTGGCCGTGGAGGCCTCGGAGGAAGAGGTACGGGACCTCCTCGCCGGGCAGGAAGACCGTGCGGACATCGCCGCCGTCAACGGCCCGTCGGCCGTGGTGGTGTCGGGCGCCGAGGACACGGTCGCCGCGGTCGCGGGCCGGCTCGCGGCCGACGGCCGCAGGACGAAGGCGCTGACCGTCTCCCACGCCTTCCACTCGCCCCTCATGGACCCGATGCTCGACGACTTCCGCAAGGTCGCCGAGGAGGTGACCTTCTCCGAGCCCGACATCGCGGTGGTGTCCACGGTCACGGGCCGCCCGATGACCACCGCAGAGGCCACCCGTGCCGAGTACTGGGTGCGTCAGGTCCGCCGGGCCGTGCGCTTCGCGGACGCGGTCGGCGCCCTGTCGGACGCCGGCGCGTCGGTGTTCCTGGAGATCGGTCCCGGCGGCGTACTGACGGCCCTGGCCCGGGACCTCCTCGACACGCAGACGGCGGTGACCCTGCCGGTCCTGCGCACGGACCGCCCCGAGGACCTCGCGGTCGCCTCCGCGCTGGCCCGGCTCCACGTCCACGGCATCACCCCCGACTGGAACGCCCTGCTCGGCGCTCCGAGCCCCGTACTCCCCGACCTGCCCACCTACGCGTTCCAGCGCCGCCGGTACTGGCTGGAGGGGACGGCCTTCTCCGCGAAGCGGACCGAAACCGGGGCGGCGGACCCGGTGGAGGCCGGTTTCTGGCAGGCCGTGGAGAGCGCCGACCTCGAAGCGTTCGCGCAGCGGCTCGACCTGGCGGACGACGCACCGCTCAGCGCGGTCCTGCCCGCGCTCACCCTGTGGCGGCGCAGGCACCGCGAACGCTCCACCCTGGACGGCCTGCGCTACTGCACGGTCTGGAAGCCCGCCGCGACCGCGGCCACCGAGATCCGCTTACCCGGCACCTGGCTCGTCGTGCTGCCCGCCGGACACCCGGCGGACGACCCCTGGGCGGCGGCCGCGCTGCGGGCCCTGCGCGACCACGGCGCACGGGTGCGCACCGTACCCGTGGAGCCGGGCACCGTACGGGCGGACCTCGCCGACCTGCTGCGCACCGCGGTGGACGGCGGGACCGTGGCCGGCGTCCTCTCGTTGCTCGCCGTCGACGAACGGCCGCACCCCGTCCACACCGCGCTCCCCGAAGGACTCGCCGCGACCCTGGCGCTCGTCCAGGCCCTGGACGACGCCACCCTCGGCGCCCCCCTGTGGTGCGCGACGCGGGGCGCCGTGTCGACGGGTCCCTCCGACCCGCTGCGCAGCCCGCTCCAGGCACAGGTCTGGGCACTCGGCCGCACCGCGGCACTGGAGCACTCCGCCAGCTGGGGCGGAATGCTGGACCTGCCCGACGTACTGGACGACCGCGCCGCACGGCGCTTCGCCGGGGCGCTCGCGGGGGCCCACGCGGCCGAGGACCAGCTGGCGGTCCGGGCCGCTGGAGTCTTCGTACGCAGGCTGCACCGCTCCCCACGGACGGACGCCGGGCCGCACGGCACGACCGCCGGGTGGCAGCCGCGCGGGACCGTGCTCATCACCGGAGGCACCGGAGCCCTGGGCGCGCACGTGGCCCGCTGGCTGGCCGACGCCGGCGCGGCACACCTGGTGCTGACCAGCCGGCGCGGCGCGGCGGCGGCGGGCGCCGAAGCGCTCCGCGCCGAACTGGAGGAACGCGGAGCGCAGGTCACCATCGAGGCCTGCGACATCGCCGACCGGACCGCGGTGGCCCGACTGCTCGACGGACTGCCCGGGGAGCACCCGCTGACCGCCGTCGTGCACGCCGCCGGAGTGGGCACGCCCGGCATGCTGGCCGAGACGACGCCGGAGCGGTTCGCGGACGTCCTCGCCGCCAAGGCGGCCGGTGCCCGCCACCTGGACGACCTGCTCGGCGATCGCCCGCTGGACGCCTTCGTCCTCTTCTCGTCGATCTCCGGAGTGTGGGGCGCGGCCGGGCAAGCGGCGTACGCGGTGGCGAACGGCTCCCTCGACGCCCTCGCCGAGCACCGCCGGGCACGGGGACTCACCGCCACGGCCGTCGCCTGGGGGCCGTGGGCGGGCGGCGGAATGGTCGAGGACGGCGACGCCGAGGAGCGGCTGCGCAAGCGCGGACTGCCCGCCCTCGACCCGGCGTCGGCGCTCGCTGCGCTGCGCGGAACCCTGGACCGCGACGAGACGGCGGTGACGGTCGCCGACGTCGCCTGGGACCGTTTCGCACCCTCCTTCACCCTGCTCCGGCCCAGCCCGCTGATCGGAGAGGTCCCCGAGGCCGCCGCCGCCCTGACGGCAGCCGCAGTGACAGCGGCCGCCGGTTCGGCTCCGGGAGGGGCGGGCCGGGGCGAACAAACCGAGTTCGTCCGCCGGGCCCTCACCCTGACCGCGCCCGAGCGGACCCGCGCGGTCCTCGCACTCGTACGGGGCGAGGCGGCGGCCGTGCTCGGCCACCAGGACACGGACGCGGTCGCCGCCGACCGGGCCTTCCGCGAACTGGGCTTCGACTCCCTGACCGCCGTCGAACTGCGCAACCGGCTCAACAAGGCCACCGGTGTCCACCTCCCGGCCACCCTCGTCTTCGACCACCCGTCCCCGGCCGTGCTCGCCGCACACCTGCTGGGCGAACTGACGGCGGCCGACACCGGGGAGACCGCCGGCGCCCCCCGGCCGCCGGCCGCGGCCCGCACCTGCGGGGACGACGAGCCCGTCGCGATCGTCGCCATGAGCTGCCGCTACCCGGGCGACGTACGCACCCCCGAGGACCTCTGGCGCCTGGTCGCCGACGGCCGCGACGCGATCGGCGGTTTCCCCACGGACCGGGGCTGGGACCTGGAGTCGCTCTACGACCCCGACCCCGACCGGCCCGGCACCACCTACGCCAAGGACGGCGGCTTCCTCTACGACGCCGCCGACTTCGACCCGCAGTTCTTCGGGATCTCGCCCCGCGAGGCCCTCGCCATGGACCCCCAGCAGCGACTCCTCCTGGAGACCTCCTGGGAGGCGTTCGAGCGCGCCGGCTTCGACCCCACCTCGCTACGGGGCACCAGCACGGGCGTCTTCATCGGCTCCGGCTACCAGGACTACGCGGCCCGCCTGCTCAGCGTCCCGCAGGACCTGGAGGGCTACATCGGCACCGGAAGCTCCGGCAGCGTCGTCTCCGGCCGGATCGCCTACTCCCTCGGCCTCGAAGGGCCGACGCTGACGGTGGACACGGCGTGCTCGTCCTCGCTGGTCGCCCTGCACCTCGCCGCCCAGGCCCTGCGGCGAGGCGAGTGCGACCTCGCCCTGGCCGGCGGCGTGACGGTGATGTCGAGCCCCAACGCCTTCATCGAGTTCAGCCGCCAGCGCGGACTGGCCGCCGACGGCCGCTGCAAATCCTTCGCGGCCGCCGCCGACGGGACGGGCTGGGGCGAGGGCGTCGGCCTCCTGCTGGTGGAGCGGCTGTCCGACGCGCGCCGCAACGGCCACCGGGTTCTGGCGGTGGTGCGCGGATCGGCCGTGAACCAGGACGGCGCCTCGAACGGCCTGACCGCGCCCAACGGTCCGGCGCAGCAGCGGGTGATCCGGCAGGCCCTGGCCGACGCCGGACTGGCCGCCGCCGACGTGGACGCGGTGGAGGCCCACGGTACGGGCACCCGGCTCGGCGACCCGATCGAGGCCCAGGCGCTCCTCGCCACGTACGGCCAGGACCGGCCGGGCGACCAGCCCCTGTGGCTCGGCTCGCTGAAGTCGAACATCGGGCACACCCAGGCCGCCGCCGGAGTGGGCGGGATCATCAAGATGGTGCAGGCCATGCACCACGGAGTCCTCCCCGCGACCCTGCACGTGGACGCGCCGACCCCGCACGTCGACTGGGCGGCCGGTTCGGTCCGGCTCCTGACCTCGGCCGTCGACTGGGCCGCCGACGGCGAGCGCACCCGCCGCGCCGGAATCTCCTCCTTCGGCGTGAGCGGCACCAATGCCCACGTCATCATCGAGCAGGCCCCGCCACAGCCCCCGGCCCCCGCCGGGAAGCGCCCCGCGCCGGGCGTCGTCCCGTGGCTCCTCTCGGGAACCAGCCCGGAAGCCCTGAGGGACCAGGCCGAACGCCTCCTCGCCCACATCGAGGGCCACCCGGAACTCGAACCCGTCGACGTGGCCCTGTCGTTGGCGACGACCCGGGCCGCCCTGGAGCACCGGGCGGTGGCGCTCGGCAGCGACCGTGAGGAACTCCTCCCGGCGCTGCGCGCACTGGCGGCGCCCGACACGGCCGGACCGGCGGCCCCGGCACTCCGTGGCACCGCTGCCACGGACCACCGGACGGCGTTCCTGTTCTCGGGGCAGGGGAGTCAGCGGCCGGGGATGGGGCGTGATCTGTACGAGGCCTTCCCGGTGTTCGCGGACGCGTTCGACGCGGTGTGTGCCCATGTGGACCAGCACCTCGAACGTCCCCTGGCGGGTGTGGTGTTCGGCGAGGACGCCGACCTGCTGGACCGGACCGGTTATACGCAGCCGGCGTTGTTCGCGGTCGAGGTGGCGCTGTTCCGGCTCGTGGAGTCCTGGGGTGTCCGGCCGGACCTCCTGGCGGGTCATTCGGTGGGTGAGTTCGCCGCCGCGCACGTGGCGGGTGTGTTCTCGCTCGACGACGCGGCGGCTCTGGTGGCGGCTCGTGGCCGGCTGATGCAGGCCCTCCCGACGGGCGGGGTGATGGTCGCGGTGCAGGCCTCGGAGGAAGAGGTACGGGACCTGCTGGCCGGGTTCGAGGACCGTGCGGGCATCGCCGCGGTCAACGGCCGCTCCGCCGTGGTGGTTTCGGGCGCACAGGACGCCGTCGCGGCGGTCGTCGAACGCCTCGCGGCCGACGGGCGCAAGACGAAGGCGCTCTCCGTGTCCCACGCCTTCCACTCCCCGCTGATGGACCCGATGCTCGACGACTTCCGCACGACCCTGGAAACGGTCACCTTCGACGCCCCGGCCGTGCCGGTCGTCTCCACCCTCACCGGCCGCCCGGTGTCGCCGGAGGAGTTCTGCTCCGTCGAGTACTGGGTGCGCCACGTCCGCGAGGCGGTCCGTTTCGGCGACGCGGTCACCTCCCTCGCCGATCTGGGCGTCCGTACCTTCCTGGAGGTCGGACCCGGCGGTGTCCTGACCGCGATGGCCCAGGACTCCCTGGACGAGCACGCGGTCACCGTCCCCCTCCTGCGGACCGACCGCGCCGAGGCGACGGCCGTCACGACCGCCCTCGCCCACCTCCACGTCCACGGCACGCCCGTCGACTGGACCGCCGTCTTCGCCGGACGCGGCGCCCGGCCCGTAGACCTCCCCACCTACGCCTTCCAGCGCACCCGCTACTGGCTCGACACCCGCCCCGCGGTCGGGGACCTCGCGAGTGCCGGCCTGCGAACGGCGGACCACGCGCTCCTCGGCGCCGCCGTGGGCCTCGCCGACGGCGAGGGCGTCGTCCTCACCGGGCGGCTGTCGCTCGCGTCGCACCCCTGGCTGGCGGAACACCAGGTCATGGGAGCGGTGCTGCTGCCCGGTACGGCGCTGGTCGACCTCGCGATCCGGGCCGCCGACGAGACCGGCTGTGACCGGGTCGACGAACTCACCCTCCAGGCTCCGCTCGTCCTGCCCTCCCGAGGCGGCGTCCAACTCCAGGTCACCGTCGCCGGACCCGACGACACCGGGCGCCGGCCCGTGCGGGTCCATTCCCGGCAGGACGGTGCGGGTCCCGACGAACCCTGGTCGACGCACGCCGTCGGCGTGCTCGCCACGGAGGCGCCGGCGGCCGCGCCCGTACGGCCCGATCCGGCGGCGGACCTTTCCCAGTGGCCGCCCGCCGGCGCACGGCCCGTTCCCGCCGAGGGGTACTACGAGCGGCTGACGGAAATCGGCTTCGGCTACGGGCCGGTGTTCCAGGGCCTGCGCGCGGTGTGGCAGCGCGACGGCGAGGTGTTCGCGGAGGTCGCCCTGCCGCAGGACACCCCCGCCGACGGCTTCGGCGTCCACCCGGCGCTGCTCGACTCCGCCCTGCACGCCGTCGGCCTGGGCGGCCTGCTCCCGGACACCGGGCAGGGACGGATCCCGTTCGCGTGGAGCGGCGTACGGCTGGACGCCACCGGTGCCACCGGCCTGCGCGTCCGGCTGACCTCACCCGCCCCGGACACGGTGTCCCTCCTCGTCGCCGACGCCACGGGCCGCCCGGTCGCCTCCGTGGAGTCCCTCGTGCTGCGGGCGGTGACCGCCGACCGGCTGTCCACCGCACGGCAGGCAGAGCACCAGGACACCCTCTACCGGATGGACTGGCGCGCCCTCACCCCGGGAGAAACCGGACCCACCACGGACATCACCCGGGTCGAGGACCACGAGGGTCTCCTCGCACTCCTGGCCGCCCCCGGCGCCGCGGACGGACTCCCGCACACCGTCCTGATGCCCGCCCCGCGCGCCACCGGCGACGGTACGGCGCAGGACGTACGGGAGGTGACCCGGCAGGGCCTCGAAGCGCTGCGGACCTGGCTCGGCGACGACCGGACCGCGCACGCCCGGCTGGTCCTCCTCACCCGGGGGGCCGTCGCCCCCACACCCGGCGCCACGGTCACCGACCCGGCCCAGAGCGCCCTCTGGGGCCTCGTACGGTCCGCCCAGTCGGAGAATCCCGCACGCCTGGTCCTCGTCGACACGGACGACCCCGACGGCCACGGCCCGTCCGGCCGGGCCCTGCCCGCCGCGCTCGCCACCGGCGAACCCCAGTTCGCGCTGCGCGACGGCGCCGCGTACGTCCCCCGGCTCGCCCGCCGGTCACCCGGCGACAGCCTCCGGCCCGCTCCCGGAGCCACCGCCTGGCGCCTGACCACGGGGGCCACCGGCGCCACCGGCACCCTCGACGACCTCGCCCTGACGGAGAACCCCGCGGCCACCGCCCCGCTCGGCCGGGGCCAGGTCCGGATCGCCGTGCGCGCGGCGGGCGTCAACTTCCGCGACGCCCTCATCGCACTCGGCATGTATCCGGGGGCCGCCACCCTGGGCAGCGAGGCCGCGGGCGTCGTCTGCGAGACCGGCCCCGGGGTCACCGCACTGGCGGTGGGGGACCGGGTGTTCGGCATGGTCCCCGAGGCGTTCGGCCCGCTCGCCGTCGCCGACCACCGGATGGTGGCGCGGATCCCGCACGGCTGGACGTTCGCCGAGGCCGCGTCGGTGCCGATCGTCTTCCTGACCGCCTACTACGCCCTCGTCGACCTGGCCGGCCTGCGGGCCGGGCAGACCCTGCTGGTGCACTCCGCGGCGGGCGGCGTCGGCATGGCCGCGACCCAGCTGGCCCGGCACCTCGGCGCCGAGGTGTACGGCACCGCGGGACCCGGCAAATGGGCCGCCCTGCGGGCGGACGGCCTCGACGAGGAGCACCTCGCCTCGTCCCGCGACCTGGGCTTCGAGCAGCGGTTCCTGACCGCCACCGGCGGCCGTGGTGTGGACGTCGTCCTCAACTCCCTCGCCGGGGAATACGTGGACGCCTCCCTGCGCACGCTGACCGACGGCGGCCGCTTCCTGGAGATGGGCAAGACGGACGTCCGTGACCCCGCGCGGGTCGCGGCCGGACACCGGGGCGCCGCGTACACCGCCTTCGACACCATCGAGGCCGGACCCGAACGCATCGGCGCCATGCTCCGCGAACTGGTGGCGCTGTTCGAAACCGGGGCGCTGCGCCCGCTCCCCGTCACCTGCTGGGACGTACGCCGGGCACCCGACGCGCTGCGCCACCTCAGCCAGGCCCGGCACGTCGGCAAGCTCGTCCTCACCGTCCCCGCCGCACCCGACCCCTCCGGCACCGTACTCGTCACCGGCGCCACCGGTGCCCTCGGCGGGCTGGTGGCCCGCCACCTGGTGGACCGCCACGGCGCACGCCACCTGCTGCTCGCCGGCCGGCGCGGGCCGGCCGCCGAGGGAGCGGCCGCCCTGCGCGACGACCTGCTCGCGCGGGGCGCCGAGACCGTCACGGTGGCCGCCTGTGACGCCGCCGACCGCGACGCGCTCGCCGCACTGCTGGCCGGGATCCCCGCCGACCGGCCGCTGACCGCGGTGATCCACGCGGCCGGGGTGCTCGACGACGGCCTGGTCGCCACGCTCACCGCGGACCGGCTGGACGCCGTACTGCGCCCCAAGGTGGACGCCGCGCTCAACCTCCACGAGCTGACCCGGGGCCTGGACCTGTCGGAGTTCGTCCTGTTCTCCTCCGTCGCCGCGACCCTGGGCAGCGCCGGGCAGGGCAACTACGGCGCGGCCAACGCGTTCCTGGACGCGTTCGCCCAGCGCCGGGCGGCGGCCGGCCTGCCCGCCACCGCCCTGGCCTGGGGCCCGTGGGCCGACAGCGGCATGGCCTCCGGGATGGACGAGCGAGGACGCGGGCGGATGGCCCGTTCCGGACTGGTGTCCTTCCGCGCCGAGGAGGGCCTGGCGCTCTTCGACGCGGCCAGGACCGGCGAACACGCCGTCGCGGTGCCGGTCCGCTTCGACACCACCGCGCCCACCGCCGGCCCGGATTCCGCGAGGGAGGTCCCGGCGGTCCTGCGCGGCCTGGTCCGCCGGGCCGCCCGGCGCACCGCCCGGGAGGCCGTGGCGGCCGACGGAGCCGCCGCGCTGCGCGAGAGGCTCGGCGCCCTGTCCGAGCCCGAACGGGACGGCGTCCTCCTCGACCTGGTGCGCACCCAGGTGGCGGCGGTGCTCGGCATCGGCGGCCCGCGCGACGTCGACCGCAACCGGGAGTTCAAGCAGCTCGGCTTCGACTCGCTCACCTCGGTGGAGCTGCGCAACCGGCTGGGCGCCGCCACCGGACTCCGGCTGCCGGCCACCCTCGTGTTCGACAACCCGACGCCCGCCGCCCTCGCCGAGCGGATCCGGCTCGACCTCGTACCCGACCGGGCACCCGCCCCGTCGGCCCTCGCGGTCTTCGGCGAACTCGAGCGGTTCGAGACGGCCCTCGCCGCCGTCGGAGCCGACGACGACCTGGTCCGGTCCCGGATCCGGGCCCGCCTGCACGGCGTGCTCGCAGCACTCGGCGACGGCGGCGCGGCCGACGGGGCAGCCGGCGGCACCCCGCCCGACGAGGCGTCCGACGAGCGGCTGCGCAGCGCCACCGTCGACGACATCTTCGCGCTCATCGACCAGGAGCTCGACGGCGCCTGA